Within the Candidatus Methylomirabilota bacterium genome, the region TCACCGCCTCGTACACCTTGGTGGTCCTGTAGTCGATGGTGGCGCCCTCGACCACGCCCTGCTTCATGGACGTGTAGAGCTCCGGGAACGGCAGCGGGGTCGGGTTGGCGCCCAGCGCGCGCATGGATTCGATCAGCGCGGGATTCTCCATCACGCGGATCTTCACGCCCTTCAGATCGGCGGGGGTGCGCACCGGGCCCTTCACGGTCTGGATGCCGCTGTCGCCGGTGCTGAAGTAGCCGAGCACCTTGTAGCCGCCCTGCTCCTCGATGCGCTGGGAGAGCAGCTTGCCCGCCGGGCCCTCCGCGATCTTCACCATGTGCTCCTGGTTCTTGATGAGGAACGGGAGCTGGACCACGTTGTAGGCGGGCGCGAAGTTGGCGAGGCCGCCCGCGCCGATGCACATGTGGATCGTGCCGAGCTTGATGCCCTCGAGCAGATCGCGCTCGC harbors:
- a CDS encoding TRAP transporter substrate-binding protein — protein: MKRLLAVLALTLSFTGFIGDAGAQQKIVIKFAHHAPVTYPYQDGALKFKEVAERISGGKLEVQVFGGAQLGGERDLLEGIKLGTIHMCIGAGGLANFAPAYNVVQLPFLIKNQEHMVKIAEGPAGKLLSQRIEEQGGYKVLGYFSTGDSGIQTVKGPVRTPADLKGVKIRVMENPALIESMRALGANPTPLPFPELYTSMKQGVVEGATIDYRTTKVYEAV